A window of Rhodothermales bacterium genomic DNA:
TGGCCGCCTGCGCCTCTTCCTCCAGAAGAGCGGAAATGTCGAGCAAAGTGTCTGCCGCAGCAGCGTCGGTCGCAGATTCTGCCGACGTATCCACGGCACTCTCCTCGTAGTACTCGATCATACCCTGAAGCGAACGCACCACGTCCTGCGGATCGGCCATAAGCCGAAACTCAAGTCGAGCCGTTCCCTTCAGCAGCTTGCGGATTCGTTCGGGATCGTCAATTCCTGGCATCTCCACAATCACGCGGCGCGACCCCTGCTTCTGAATGGAGGGCTCCGTCACGCCGTACCGGTCAACGCGGTCTCGAATGATTTCGATCGCTCTCGTGACCGCCGCATCCGCTTCGCCTCTCAGGTACGATGCGACCTCGACATTGGTGGATCGACGTGTAATCCCCTCATCGTCGTTTCGGAAGTATCGAGAGAGTCTGGCGTTCTCATCCCTCGACTCGAACTCGTCGACAAAGGCATCGATTACCGAGACCCCTTCTCGAGCGGCCCGACCGGAGGCTATTGTGAGCACTTCCTCGAAGACCTCGTCGGTCTCGCGGGACAGTTCGCGGATCAGCGACTCGACGCCCACTTCAAGCGTCACGTGCATGCCTCCAAGCAGGTCCAATCCGAGCTTGAGTGCCTTTTCCTTGACTTCCCGCAACCGGGCGAAATTCTCGCGCTCGTACTCCTGCCTGGCCTCTACCTCCATATCACCGATTCGCTGATTGTAGTAGAGGTTCTGCGCGGACGGCCACAGGTAGTACCCCGTGACCAGGAGGAAGAACACGGTGAGAAATATCTTGAATCCGTTGCCTTGCATCGTATCGTGTTACTTGGTGATCAAATGGTGCCCGCCGGCAAATTAGAACCGGTGTGGACTCTTGGAAATGTGCCGCTAGCGACACGTAAAACGGAGGTGGAAGAACCCGCTAAGGCCCGAGCGGCAACGCTGCGATCAGATGACGAATTTGCCAACTCGTGAGATTTGGCCCCTCAGCCAGGCGACCGATCGTCGTGACAGGCATTCTGGCCCGGAGGGTCCGGGAGAGGATCGTAGCCGCTGAAATGACATGGCCCGCCGCCCGCGGCGTAAGCGATCGTGCGAGTTTTACGGCCTGTCGGAGTTCAACGAGCCATCCCCCGCTCAAGAACTGCTCGAGCGATATGGCCGGGATCACGAGAGAAAGGGCCGCGCGGGCAGCCGCGTCATCGGAGCCGTCCAACTCTACGATAATGGCAGCCACGAACTCGTCGAGTGTCGATGGCGCTGTATCGAGCGCCGCCTCGATGGCCTTGATGACATTTTCGTCCTGCGCGTGCAGGCGCTGGCGAATCCATTCGCCCGACAGGCTCCGATCGGCCGGCAACAACGCGTGCAGGCCCGGGGCGGCCGCCATAAACAGCATCAGAGCCGTCGTCAGAGCGACCAGAGCAAACTGACCCGGTTTTCTGCGCATGAAAGTAGCCGTCCTTGTGTTCGAGGTGACCCGTTCGACGAAGCGCCGACCCGGCCGTTCCCGACCTTCAAAGCTACGGGTTCACGCTGCGGTGATCAATTCGCTTTCTTGAATCATTCCGGAATGATGTCCCTCTACACGCCCCCTCGGGCCCCGGACTGGAACACACGCAGATGCGAGGGGGTACCGATCCGCTACCGATCGTTTCTGGAACTACTCGATCGACAACACCGATTCCGCCGGCATGCGAGCACGTCACCTCTTCACCCTTCTCACCGTGTTTGCGACGATACTCCTCATGGGATGGGGTGCATTCGTCACCAGCATCGACGCCGGACTGGCCGTTCCTGACTGGCCATCCTCGTTCAATTCCTACGATCCGCTCAACCCGTGGCCTGGATGGTGGACGATCACCCCGGTCCTTGCAGAACACGGGCATCGCCTGCTCGGGGCCCTGGTCGGTTTGCTCGTCTTGATTCTGAGCATCTGGACATTCGCCGCCGACTCGCGCCGATGGATGCGTCGACTCGCCGTCGGGGTCCTGGCGCTCGTCATGTTGCAGGGATTTCTTGGCGGACTCCGCGTCGTGTGGGTATCACTCGACCTTGCGGTCGTCCACGCCTGTGTTGCGCAGTTATTCTTCAGCATGATGGTCTGCATGGCCCTCTTTACCTCTCGCTCGTGGACGGATGTCGAGGACTCGCACGTTGGCCAGTCCGCCGTATCCAATCGGCTGGTCAAGCTTGGCGCGGCGGCGTCTGTCGCGATCTACATTCAGATCATTCTTGGCGCCCTGCTCCGGCATCCGGGCACCGGCATTGACCTGAGTCTGGCAGGTTTGCATATCTTCTGGGCCTTCGTTGTTGTCGGACTCGTCCTGGCCACGGCCTACGAAGTCCACAGATCGCATCGCCATATTCCGACAATCCGACGATCCAGAGATGCAATGCTCGGCCTCCTCGTCGTACAGTTTATGCTTGGCCTGACCGCTTTCTTCGTGTTGCTCGACGAAGTCGGAATGGTGCAGCCCAGCAATCTGCAGGTGGCGTCTAACACCTCCCATATGGTGATCGGAGCACTGCTGATGGCGAGTTCCGTCGCGTTGTTGACGTGGTCGCTGCGGGAGCGTCACAGATTCGCACCCGGGGCCTCCCCGATCTCACCCAAATCCGTCCCACAACCCGCGTGACCGTGCCTCAAACAATCGAAATGCGACCTGACGCGAACAGACGCCCGATCGCCGTCGCCGAAGCCATCCCGGAGTCACGTAAGACGGCGCGCGTCTCGCGGTCGCTCGCCGGGGGTACGCTGGGTGATTATGTCGTTCTCACCAAGCCGGAGATCACATTCCTTGTCGTCTTGTCAGCGCTCGCGGGCTTTGTAATTGGAAGTCCCGTGGGGTTTGACGGACTCGCACTCGGATTCACTCTGATCGGCGTGGCGCTCAGCTCGGCGGGAGCCGGAGCGCTGAACCACTATCTCGAGCGGGATCGCGATCTGGCCATGAAGCGAACGTTGAACCGGCCCCTGCCGGCAGGACGTATCCCAGCCACCCATGCGCGCAACGTTGGCCTCCTTCTCTCCGCGGCCGGGCTCGGCGTGCTGTGTCCGCTGGTCAACCCTCTCACGGCGATCCTCGCTGCGTTGTCGATGGCCCTCTACCTGTTCGTATACACGCCCATGAAGTCGAAGACGTGGCTGAACACGCTGGTAGGGACCATTCCCGGTGCGTTGCCGGCGATCGGCGGCTACACGGCTGCGACCAACTCACTGTCGGGCTGGGGCGCATGGCTCATCTTCGGCATCCTGCTGTGCTGGCAAATGCCTCACTTCCTCGCTCTTGCCTGGATGTATCGCAAGGACTACGGACGGGGTGGATTTGCCATGCTTCCAGTGATTGACAGCGACGGTCTTGCGACCGCTGCACTTGCCCTCGCATTCACGGCCGCAACCGTCGCATTCAGCCTGGCCCTTGCCAGTGACCCGTCAATGGGCACTACGTATCTCGTAATTGCCGTTCTGAGCGGCGCCTTCTTCTTGCATCCAGCGGTGCGCTTCTGGCGGACGCGCACGAATCTGGACGCCAGACGCCTTCTGAAGAGCTCCGTGATGTACATTCCGGTACTTGTATTCTCGATCGTGCTCGATCGCATGATCTAGGGGAGGAAGGACACATGTTGAATTTGGATTGCGCGGCACGCGCTCGATTCTTTCACCGCACTGTCTTCGGCACGCTGGCGCTTCTGCTCGCGGCTTGTCAGCCTGCTTCCGACAAGAGTAAGAATGCACCGGCTCCGTCGGCCGAAGAAATCGAGCAGGCCTACGTTGAGGTCGACGACCTTGTCCATCGATTTGGCCGCATGTGGGAAGATGAAGACATGGCCACGTTTGACCAGATCGTGGCGCACGACGAGGACCTCGTGATTATCGGGACTGACGCTGCCGAGCAGATTATTGGATACGATACGTATCGCGAGTTGAGAGAGCGCCAGTTCGCGTCGTTCGAAAACGTTGAGTTCGATGTTCGCAACCGGATAATCAAGGTCGCCGAGAACGGACGGTCGGCATGGTTTTCAGAGGAGTTTGATCTCTTCCTGTTGGCACAGGGTAATCCCGTAAGCCTCGAGGGTATGCGCTTGACCGGTGGTCTTGAAAAACGCGACACCAGCTGGGTCATCGTTCAGCTTCACACATCCGTACCGGTGCCCGGTCAGGCGGCCGAGTACTAGGTGTCCTGACACCTAGCGACGAATCGAACATCAGGCCATTTCGACAGCGACAACGTCGTGCCTAACTCCTTGTCCCCTACCCGCGTGGATCTGAAGACGCTCGACCGGACTGAGCTCGAGTGCCTGGCCGCGGAGATGAGAGAACCAGCCTACCGTGGTCGGCAGATGTTCGAGTGGCTGTACGGCAAGGGTGCCGCGTCGGTCGACGAGATGACTAATTTGCCGCTCCAGTTCCGCGAGAAGCTGCACGAGACACACCGCATCGGCAAGATCGGCCCGGAGCAGATCAGTACGTCGGTGGATGGAACAACAAAGGCACTTGTTCGCCTCGAGTCGGGACTGCACGTTGAGGCCGTGCTCATTCCCGACGTGGTGGACGGCGACATACGGAGGCTCACCGCCTGCGTCTCCAGCCAGGTCGGTTGTGCGATGGCCTGTGCATTCTGTGCGACCGGCACAATGGGTTTCCATCAGAACCTGACGTCCGGTGAGATCTTCGACCAGGCGCGGCTCATGAACGAACTTGCCATCGAGCGATACGGCCGAGGACTAACGAATATCGTCTACATGGGGATGGGCGAGCCACTGCTCAACTACGCCAACGTCGTCAAGAGCCTGCGAATCATCTCAGATCCGTCTGGTCTCGACATCTCACCGAAGCGAATCACCGTCTCGACAGTAGGAATCTCCCGACGCATCCGGCATCTGGCAGACGATGATCCGGGAGTACGGCTTGCCGTGTCCGTACACGCCCCCACAGACGCTCAAAGGAGCGCGATCATGCCGGTCAACCGGGCCGCCCGTACCGATCTTGCGGCTCTCCGAGCCGCCCTGGAATACTACTGGTCAAAGACGTCGCGAGACGTCACATACGAGTACTGCCTTTTCGACGGTGTCAACGACTCGGACGCCGACGCCAGGGCCCTCGCGGAGATCGTCCAGTGGATTCCGAGTAAGGTCAATCTCATCATGTACAATCCGGTCGGCGGCCTCCCCTTCGAGCGAACATCTGACGAACGTGTGAATCAGTTTGTGCGGGTCCTCGTTAAAAAGAGGGTAACGGTTACAATCCGAAAGAGTCGCGGCGACGATATTGCTGCTGCGTGCGGCCAGTTGGCGGTGCGGGAAGAGTCGTCGGCAGGCTGAGTGGCCACGAATAAGCTGCGGACTGAATCACTATGTCAAGTTCGAACATGTCAACATTGTCGAAGGCCGGTCATGATGTCGCCGGCGTGAGCACGCGGTGGGCAATCGGTTTTTTCGGAGCACTCACCGCCTTGATGGTCCTTCCCAGGCTCATACGGTTCGCTGTCCGGCACTATGCCTTTCGCCTGATAGCAGAGATCATTGCCATCGTTTCCCTTGGCCTTCTGACCGAGAAAGTCGTCGAATGGACGGCCGAGCAAGAACGCGACTCAGGCCAGTCGCAATGACCCGCGGATTATTATGGGTCGAGGCGACTCGCGACCGCACGTGCGTCGACGTTGGGGCGGACCTGCCTGCGAAGTCCAAGCGCCGTGACAAACATCAAGATGCTCAGTACGGCCACCGTCAGGAAAGCCGACTCGTAACCCATCCGACGTGTCGCACCCGACGCCGCGAGCGCTCCGACTACTGCGCCGCCGATCAGTAGACCGGCGTTGAGCGCCAGCGTGATGACACCCTGCGCAGACACCCGATCTTCGACGCTGGATTCGCGCAGCAGAATGTAGTTGAGCGAAGAGCCGAGCAATCCGGCGAGCGCCATTCCAACCAGAACGGAACCGGCGTAGAACGCCGGGCGGGTGTCCAGCAGTGCCAGCGCGCAGAGCCCTGCAAACAGCAACAGCGCACATGCTGATACAGTACGCCTGGGTCCTGCGTGATCAAGGACCCAGCCAAACAGGGGCGATCCGAGCGCCACGGCAAACGCCAAGGGCAAGAACATGAATGAGGCCGTCGACTTTGTGACTTCGAAGGTTGCCTCGGCCAGCGACGGCACGAAGATCAACACCGCCTCGCAGAATCCCGCGGCTGCGGTCAGCGCGATGGCGAGGCGTGCCTCTCGCGACCGAAGGACTTTGCTCGGCAGGAGAGGGTTCTCAGCCGTCGAGATCGCTCGGAACGCAAGGTAGCCAGATACGAGAGCAACGGACGCTCCACCCCATACGCGCGGCTTAGAAAGACTGGCCAGAAAACCGACTGCATCTATACCATTCGTGCTGACGGCCAATGCAACCAGTGTGATGGTGAGCAAGACCAGACCTCGGACATCGAATCCTGCGAGCGGCACTCCGCCCGTGACGGCCGGGACATACCGGCGACCCAGAACCATCGCCGTAGCAGCAAGCGGCAATGGTGCAATGAACAGCCACTGCCAGCTGTATCGAAGCAGGATGCCGCTGATAGCCGGCCCGACGATGAACGCGAGACCGAATACAGATCCAAGCACACCGAGTGCTCTCCCCTGCCGGTGGGCCGGAAACTCATCGCCAACCACTGCACTGGAAACAGGAAAAATCCCGGCAGCTCCAATGCCCTGCAAGGCGCGTCCTGCGAGCAGGACCCCGAACGGCGGCGACGATGCAACGATCAACGCGCCGACCGAGAACAACGCAATGTCCAGCGTGAACACAAACCGACGCCCGGCTGCATCAGCGAGCTTCGCCATGAGGGGAACGCCGAGCAGGTTAAACAGCACGAAGACGTTGAGCGTCCATGCCGCGGCCCGCTCATCAATCCCGTAATGATCGCGTATTGCCGGAAGCGCCGGCCCTACCATCGCGATGTCCAGCGCCGCAAGAAGCACGCCGAGGAAAAGAACCGTCAGAAGGGAGCGACTACCGGAGCGGAACTGCAAGTTGCGGGTCGGTGCGAATCTGGGCGAGAGTGGACGCGAATAGACGGTATGGCGTCCGATATGTTCTCATGCGGCCCCCCGGACGTATCACATACAAACCGGGCGCAAATCCCCTCAAGATGACCGGATACGGCCTGTGCTCGTCGTTAATGAAGGACCGCCGCTGCCGATACTAGGGCAAAATGGCTCCCTATTCATCCGATCAATCGATTGTGGGCAAAGAGGTTGCGCCAAAGAGCCGCTGCCCTTCCTCTCTTGATCGC
This region includes:
- a CDS encoding cytochrome oxidase assembly protein; this translates as MRARHLFTLLTVFATILLMGWGAFVTSIDAGLAVPDWPSSFNSYDPLNPWPGWWTITPVLAEHGHRLLGALVGLLVLILSIWTFAADSRRWMRRLAVGVLALVMLQGFLGGLRVVWVSLDLAVVHACVAQLFFSMMVCMALFTSRSWTDVEDSHVGQSAVSNRLVKLGAAASVAIYIQIILGALLRHPGTGIDLSLAGLHIFWAFVVVGLVLATAYEVHRSHRHIPTIRRSRDAMLGLLVVQFMLGLTAFFVLLDEVGMVQPSNLQVASNTSHMVIGALLMASSVALLTWSLRERHRFAPGASPISPKSVPQPA
- the cyoE gene encoding protoheme IX farnesyltransferase, with protein sequence MRPDANRRPIAVAEAIPESRKTARVSRSLAGGTLGDYVVLTKPEITFLVVLSALAGFVIGSPVGFDGLALGFTLIGVALSSAGAGALNHYLERDRDLAMKRTLNRPLPAGRIPATHARNVGLLLSAAGLGVLCPLVNPLTAILAALSMALYLFVYTPMKSKTWLNTLVGTIPGALPAIGGYTAATNSLSGWGAWLIFGILLCWQMPHFLALAWMYRKDYGRGGFAMLPVIDSDGLATAALALAFTAATVAFSLALASDPSMGTTYLVIAVLSGAFFLHPAVRFWRTRTNLDARRLLKSSVMYIPVLVFSIVLDRMI
- a CDS encoding nuclear transport factor 2 family protein, which encodes MLNLDCAARARFFHRTVFGTLALLLAACQPASDKSKNAPAPSAEEIEQAYVEVDDLVHRFGRMWEDEDMATFDQIVAHDEDLVIIGTDAAEQIIGYDTYRELRERQFASFENVEFDVRNRIIKVAENGRSAWFSEEFDLFLLAQGNPVSLEGMRLTGGLEKRDTSWVIVQLHTSVPVPGQAAEY
- the rlmN gene encoding 23S rRNA (adenine(2503)-C(2))-methyltransferase RlmN, with the protein product MPNSLSPTRVDLKTLDRTELECLAAEMREPAYRGRQMFEWLYGKGAASVDEMTNLPLQFREKLHETHRIGKIGPEQISTSVDGTTKALVRLESGLHVEAVLIPDVVDGDIRRLTACVSSQVGCAMACAFCATGTMGFHQNLTSGEIFDQARLMNELAIERYGRGLTNIVYMGMGEPLLNYANVVKSLRIISDPSGLDISPKRITVSTVGISRRIRHLADDDPGVRLAVSVHAPTDAQRSAIMPVNRAARTDLAALRAALEYYWSKTSRDVTYEYCLFDGVNDSDADARALAEIVQWIPSKVNLIMYNPVGGLPFERTSDERVNQFVRVLVKKRVTVTIRKSRGDDIAAACGQLAVREESSAG
- a CDS encoding MFS transporter, coding for MQFRSGSRSLLTVLFLGVLLAALDIAMVGPALPAIRDHYGIDERAAAWTLNVFVLFNLLGVPLMAKLADAAGRRFVFTLDIALFSVGALIVASSPPFGVLLAGRALQGIGAAGIFPVSSAVVGDEFPAHRQGRALGVLGSVFGLAFIVGPAISGILLRYSWQWLFIAPLPLAATAMVLGRRYVPAVTGGVPLAGFDVRGLVLLTITLVALAVSTNGIDAVGFLASLSKPRVWGGASVALVSGYLAFRAISTAENPLLPSKVLRSREARLAIALTAAAGFCEAVLIFVPSLAEATFEVTKSTASFMFLPLAFAVALGSPLFGWVLDHAGPRRTVSACALLLFAGLCALALLDTRPAFYAGSVLVGMALAGLLGSSLNYILLRESSVEDRVSAQGVITLALNAGLLIGGAVVGALAASGATRRMGYESAFLTVAVLSILMFVTALGLRRQVRPNVDARAVASRLDP